The following are encoded together in the Triticum dicoccoides isolate Atlit2015 ecotype Zavitan chromosome 6B, WEW_v2.0, whole genome shotgun sequence genome:
- the LOC119320222 gene encoding ribose-phosphate pyrophosphokinase 1, chloroplastic-like, with amino-acid sequence MPLPSSSSAAAVAAGPAASPLAARSRDRLLRARSGHAAVRCQRVDPVRLRAVNGSPPCVPLSDRSPWTPATMPIFGDTNIRKDDTRLRIFSGTANPSLAQEIASYMGLELGKINIKRFADGEIYVQLQESVRGCDVFLVQPSCPPANENLMELLIMIDACRRASAKNITAVIPYFGYARADRKSQGRESIAAKLVANMITEAGANRVLVCDLHSSQAMGYFDIPVDHVYGQPVILDYLASKTISSNDLVVVSPDVGGVARARTFAKKLSDAPLAIVDKRRHGHNVAEVMNLIGDVRGKVAVMMDDMIDTAGTIAKGAELLHQEGAREVYACCTHAVFSPPAIERLSSGLFQEVIITNTIPLKEEKNFPQLTILSVANLLGETIWRVHDDCSVGHAPYSTLDID; translated from the exons ATGCcgctcccttcctcctcctccgccgccgccgtcgcggccGGGCCGGCGGCGTCCCCGCTCGCCGCCCGAAGCCGGGACCGCCTCCTCCGCGCGCGCTCGGGCCACGCCGCCGTG AGGTGCCAGAGGGTCGATCCTGTGAGGCTGAGGGCGGTCAATGGATCACCCCCCTGCGTTCCGCTGTCCGACAGGTCGCCGTGGACCCCTGCGACGATGCCGATCTTCGGGGACACAAACATCAGGAAGGACGACACCAGGCTGCGCATCTTCTCAGGAACGGCAAATCCCTCGCTCGCCCAG GAAATAGCAAGCTACATGGGTCTAGAACTTGGGAAGATCAACATAAAAAGGTTTGCTGATGGCGAAATATACGTTCAGTTACAAGAAAGTGTAAGGGGCTGCGATGTGTTCCTTGTGCAACCATCATGCCCTCCAGCAAACGAGAATCTCATGGAGCTACTCATCATGATTGATGCATGTAGAAGAGCATCTGCTAAGAATATTACTGCAGTCATCCCTTATTTCGGTTATGCCAGGGCTGACAGGAAG TCTCAAGGTCGTGAATCTATAGCTGCAAAACTTGTAGCTAATATGATTACTGAAGCTGGTGCAAACCGTGTCCTTGTTTGTGATCTTCATTCAAGTCAGGCCATGGGATATTTTGACATCCCAGTAGATCATGTTTATGGCCAG CCGGTGATTCTTGATTACCTCGCCAGCAAGACAATTAGTTCAAATGACCTGGTGGTGGTGTCGCCCGATGTTGGAGGTGTTGCAAGGGCACGCACTTTTGCCAAAAAGCTATCAGATGCACCTCTAGCGATTGTAGATAAAAGAAGGCATGGACACAACGTTGCTGAG GTAATGAATCTTATTGGAGATGTTAGAGGAAAAGTGGCTGTTATGATGGATGATATGATTGATACGGCAG GAACTATTGCCAAAGGAGCTGAGCTGCTGCATCAAGAAGGAGCAAGAGAAGTATATGCATGTTGTACACATGCTGTTTTTAG CCCACCAgccatcgaaagattatcaagtggTTTGTTTCAAGAAGTAATCATCACGAACACTATCCCTTTGAAGGAGGAGAAGAATTTCCCGCAGCTGACCATCCTTTCAGTCGCGAACCTTCTAGGCGAGACTATCTGGCGTGTTCATGACGATTGCTCG GTTGGCCATGCGCCATACTCCACCTTGGATATCGACTGA
- the LOC119320221 gene encoding pentatricopeptide repeat-containing protein At1g71210, mitochondrial-like: MPRLLAPLPSRSRRRRLLVILSNTFSASTASPHRAPPPPPPPLPQLSPLLPRTAESYASISEAASDIAVSFRDWFLAPRAAEPLAALDSIYEALASDDAAALEALPLSEELVLSVLRHRPRRLPDGDAVLLLRLKFFDWSGRRPHYLHTRAVYHAVFRLLSRARRASVVLDWLRLFTTTSASTGQPRFHQTLVVGYAVAGDPQRGLSVLGRMRFRGMDLDAVSSRILLNSLVDASFHDLADSFARNLAASPVATCIRIKSLCRRARFSDATALLDTLPFAEASRGPAAGSIVTEFCRRGRFDEAAQIVGKFSSCDVYGAWIHGLIEAGMLDTTLQFLSDKKEAEGYIPDGQRYDKLVHRLLRKNRLGEVYDLLVEMMEEGIAPGRSTMNAALCFFCKAGLVEVAMHLYRSRLDLGINPNKDVYNNLIRALCRGGATEEACLVLEQSMEDGYFPGRQTFAMFANVLCQEGKLDKVRELLDRALKQEAWPMDNVLAKYLVALCKSGNVDEACKVPQIASSKNPAGLYRYESTYKSLIRALILIRRVDVLPRLILEMQDMGHIPTRSLYQSVVCELCELSKYGEVLELLENQLRRSELQPRVCYNYFISGAGHAKKADVAREVYNRMESAGIEPSVESNILLLMNYLRSKRIGDALTFFNFIHEKKPPGTKMYNVFISGLCEARKPEQAMVFWREARDKGLIPSIDCYEQLVLLLSSVQDYDSVVKIIDDFRETGRPVSAFLCNVLLLHTLRGSDLLKAWARSEDKSGSLEARAGEIKGRGAGRFLIGQLIELFASGIRNRSDLEVLEEGLEQFFPVDIYTYNMLLRGLSMAGRMDSACNMFERLCQRGYLPNRYTFDIMVHGFCKHGSRSEAERWMEAMYRNGFYPTWYTMRLYNNTSLRPHDQKAISFV; the protein is encoded by the coding sequence ATGCCCCGCCTCCTCGCCCCACTCCCCtcccgctcgcgccgccgccgcctcctcgtcattctgtcgaacaccttctcGGCGTCCACCGCCTCACCACAccgcgcgccgcccccgccgccgccgccgctgccgcagctcTCCCCGCTGCTCCCCCGGACCGCGGAGTCCTACGCCTCCATCTCTGAGGCCGCGTCCGACATCGCCGTCTCCTTCCGCGACTGGTTCCTCGCGCCCCGCGCCGCCGAGCCGCTCGCCGCCCTCGACTCGATCTACGAGGCCCTCGCCTCGGACGACGCGGCGGCGCTCGAGGCGCTCCCGCTCTCGGAGGAGCTCGTCCTCTCGGTGCTCCGCCACCGCCCGCGGAGGCTCCCCGACGGCGACGCGGTTCTGCTGCTCCGCCTCAAGTTCTTCGACTGGTCGGGCCGCCGCCCGCACTACCTCCACACGCGCGCCGTCTACCATGCCGTCTTCCGCCTGCTCTCGCGCGCGCGCCGCGCCTCTGTGGTGCTCGACTGGCTCCGCCTCTTCACCACCACCTCCGCGTCCACCGGGCAGCCGCGCTTCCATCAGACGCTCGTCGTAGGCTACGCCGTCGCGGGCGACCCCCAGCGCGGGCTCAGCGTCCTCGGCCGCATGCGCTTCCGCGGCATGGACCTGGATGCCGTCTCCTCCCGCATACTCCTCAACTCACTTGTCGATGCGTCATTCCACGACTTGGCCGACTCCTTCGCCCGCAACCTTGCTGCTAGTCCCGTTGCAACCTGCATCCGCATCAAGAGCCTGTGCCGCCGCGCCCGCTTCAGCGATGCCACTGCACTACTTGACACCCTTCCTTTCGCCGAAGCATCCAGAGGCCCCGCCGCTGGCTCTATTGTCACGGAGTTCTGCCGGCGTGGGCGCTTTGACGAGGCAGCCCAGATTGTTGGTAAATTCTCGTCATGTGATGTGTACGGCGCGTGGATCCATGGTCTCATTGAGGCTGGGATGCTTGATACTACATTGCAGTTCCTTTCTGATAAGAAGGAGGCTGAGGGATATATCCCTGACGGTCAGCGGTATGATAAGCTTGTCCACCGTCTTCTCCGCAAGAACAGACTTGGTGAAGTTTATGATTTGCTTGTGGAAATGATGGAGGAGGGCATTGCTCCAGGCCGTTCAACCATGAATGCCGCGCTTTGCTTCTTTTGCAAAGCCGGGCTTGTGGAAGTTGCCATGCATTTGTATAGATCAAGATTGGATCTTGGGATTAACCCAAACAAGGATGTCTACAACAATCTGATCAGGGCACTGTGCCGAGGTGGGGCCACAGAAGAGGCTTGTCTGGTATTGGAGCAGTCTATGGAAGATGGATACTTTCCTGGCCGTCAGACATTTGCAATGTTCGCAAATGTGCTGTGTCAGGAAGGGAAGCTAGATAAGGTGAGGGAGCTGCTCGATAGGGCTCTCAAGCAGGAGGCGTGGCCAATGGACAATGTATTAGCCAAGTACCTTGTTGCATTGTGCAAGAGTGGGAATGTGGACGAGGCATGTAAAGTGCCTCAGATAGCGAGCAGCAAGAACCCTGCGGGCCTATATCGCTACGAATCAACTTACAAGAGCTTGATCAGAGCATTAATATTGATTAGGAGGGTGGATGTGCTCCCAAGGCTCATACTTGAAATGCAAGATATGGGACACATCCCGACCCGAAGCCTCTACCAGTCGGTTGTTTGTGAATTGTGTGAGCTGAGTAAGTATGGTGAGGTTCTTGAGCTGCTGGAGAACCAGTTGCGGAGGAGTGAACTCCAACCCCGTGTGTGCTATAACTACTTCATCTCTGGGGCTGGACATGCTAAGAAGGCTGATGTGGCCAGGGAGGTGTACAACCGGATGGAGTCTGCAGGGATTGAACCATCTGTCGAAAGCAATATCCTTCTTCTCATGAATTATCTGAGGAGTAAGCGTATTGGTGACGCACTGACCTTTTTCAACTTCATTCAtgagaagaagccacctgggaccAAGATGTATAACGTATTTATATCTGGTCTATGTGAAGCTCGGAAGCCGGAGCAGGCAATGGTATTTTGGAGGGAAGCAAGGGATAAAGGATTAATACCGAGCATCGACTGCTATGAACAGCTTGTGCTCCTTTTGAGCTCTGTTCAAGATTATGACAGTGTTGTGAAGATTATTGATGACTTCAGGGAAACAGGGCGCCCTGTTTCAGCATTCTTGTGTAATGTGCTTCTGTTGCACACACTGAGGGGCAGCGATCTTCTCAAGGCTTGGGCGCGTTCAGAAGATAAATCCGGGTCTCTTGAAGCAAGAGCTGGAGAGATCAAAGGTCGGGGGGCAGGACGATTCTTGATTGGCCAACTTATCGAGTTGTTTGCAAGCGGTATCAGGAACAGGAGTGACTTGGAGGTTTTAGAAGAGGGTCTAGAACAGTTCTTTCCTGTCGACATTTATACTTATAACATGCTGTTACGAGGATTGAGCATGGCAGGGAGGATGGATTCTGCCTGTAACATGTTCGAAAGACTCTGCCAAAGGGGCTATCTACCGAATCGATATACTTTTGATATAATGGTACATGGCTTCTGCAAGCATGGCAGCAGAAGTGAGGCTGAAAGGTGGATGGAGGCAATGTACCGAAACGGGTTCTATCCCACTTGGTACACTATGAGGTTATACAACAATACATCCTTGCGACCGCATGATCAGAAGGCCATTTCATTTGTATAA